In Bacteroidales bacterium, the following are encoded in one genomic region:
- a CDS encoding glycosyltransferase family 4 protein, with translation MKILLVSAMFPPIRTGTSFYSQNIAQTLYNHGHHIVVATVKNTDVFEDNCSFPVIRLKAWHINLKNYFKHLRFSSVYIFNYKKLLQISIDNDIEAVLLVNHYLDIAFPAIYVTRKLKISLYISVGTQMQSLNPIKNKILRILDRVICGRLIFPFCKNIISWDTEIERYIKEVQRKSISDKSVIIPFGVNGDISQFNNYLHNYSLTGQIIGVGAIISQRDYLFQLKVFKELLNDFPSLKLKIIGHIYIQSPIKLAEELNIRDKVEFLGEMPHEIVIDEMKKSAIHWMMLSGSYVGLGTATIEAMLLGIPSVSNAPETLLGTRLLHDLENYIFIDGNNDVLAAKNKICNILLNQDLRNKIGQGGRRFVQENMNWDKVAHKMIELFSKTTSSALP, from the coding sequence ATGAAAATCCTTTTAGTTTCCGCAATGTTTCCTCCAATACGAACAGGAACGTCGTTTTATTCACAAAATATTGCTCAAACTTTATACAATCATGGACATCATATTGTTGTTGCCACTGTAAAAAACACTGATGTTTTTGAGGATAACTGTTCTTTTCCGGTAATCAGGCTGAAGGCATGGCATATCAACTTAAAAAATTATTTCAAACATTTAAGGTTTAGCTCTGTATATATTTTTAATTATAAAAAGTTACTTCAAATTTCTATTGATAATGATATTGAAGCTGTACTATTGGTCAATCACTATCTAGACATTGCTTTCCCTGCAATTTATGTAACCAGAAAACTGAAAATATCATTATATATTTCCGTTGGCACCCAAATGCAATCACTAAATCCTATAAAAAACAAAATATTAAGAATTTTGGACAGGGTAATATGTGGAAGATTAATATTTCCTTTTTGCAAAAATATTATCTCTTGGGATACTGAAATTGAACGCTATATTAAAGAAGTGCAAAGAAAAAGTATTTCTGATAAATCTGTTATTATACCATTTGGTGTTAACGGGGATATTTCGCAATTCAACAATTATTTGCATAATTATTCCTTAACGGGGCAAATTATTGGTGTTGGTGCTATCATCAGCCAGCGTGATTATTTATTTCAGTTAAAGGTTTTTAAAGAATTACTGAACGATTTTCCTTCTTTAAAGTTAAAAATCATCGGACACATATATATTCAGTCTCCCATAAAACTTGCAGAAGAGTTGAACATCAGAGATAAGGTTGAATTTCTTGGAGAAATGCCTCATGAAATAGTTATTGATGAAATGAAGAAATCAGCTATACACTGGATGATGCTTTCAGGCAGTTATGTCGGGTTAGGCACAGCCACTATAGAAGCTATGTTGCTCGGCATTCCTTCTGTTTCTAATGCTCCCGAGACTCTTTTAGGAACACGATTATTGCATGATTTAGAAAATTATATTTTCATTGACGGGAATAATGATGTTTTAGCAGCAAAGAATAAAATCTGTAACATACTTTTAAATCAGGATTTAAGAAACAAAATAGGACAAGGGGGAAGAAGATTTGTTCAGGAAAATATGAATTGGGATAAAGTTGCTCATAAAATGATTGAATTATTCAGCAAGACAACTTCCTCTGCATTACCATAA
- a CDS encoding acyltransferase, giving the protein MHRTHGDGTFNLDQFREIGKNVVFEKGVMIFHPENIILGDNIYIGHQAILKSYYKGLMTIGNGTWIGQQCFFHSAGNITIGKNVGIGPSVKIITSYHSEEGKKKPVLHSKLIFKEVIIDDDADLGTGCIILPGVKVGQGAIVGAGAVVTSDVMPYHVVAGVPAKTLYIRK; this is encoded by the coding sequence ATGCACAGAACACATGGTGATGGAACTTTTAACCTAGACCAATTCAGGGAAATTGGGAAAAATGTTGTTTTCGAAAAAGGTGTTATGATTTTTCACCCCGAAAATATTATCTTGGGTGATAACATTTATATCGGGCATCAGGCAATATTAAAATCATATTATAAAGGACTTATGACTATTGGAAATGGAACATGGATCGGACAACAATGTTTTTTTCATAGTGCGGGAAATATTACCATTGGAAAAAATGTCGGCATTGGTCCTTCTGTGAAAATCATAACTTCTTATCACTCAGAAGAAGGGAAGAAAAAACCCGTACTGCATAGTAAACTAATCTTTAAAGAAGTTATAATTGATGACGATGCTGACCTTGGAACCGGTTGTATTATTTTACCTGGGGTAAAAGTGGGGCAGGGAGCAATTGTCGGAGCAGGAGCCGTTGTAACCTCTGATGTAATGCCATATCATGTGGTTGCAGGTGTACCTGCAAAAACCCTATATATAAGAAAATAA